From a region of the Salvelinus fontinalis isolate EN_2023a chromosome 13, ASM2944872v1, whole genome shotgun sequence genome:
- the LOC129868331 gene encoding protein FAM114A2-like isoform X1: protein MSDSEAPGDTAGSSEFAEPFAETEAPLQQPMPVTLTDSAQQTPDSSPQIPPGDSTDNSTDVAPTRKERKTRKRPEPKPPVEVQETQEEKPKVEEEPAMAPSELTVARGGWGYWGSWGKSIMSTASATVATVGQGITQAIEKAETSLGIPSSTELSAPIREEDKQEGEPSNETDKGEGDGASAMGSAMGMFSTLSSVVQSTGKTVLTGGLDALEFIGKKTMDVIAEGDPGFKKTKGLMIKTNTLSQVLREAKEREEHQTAEVSSDTEKKAHYGMLFDEFQGLAHLEALEILSRESESKVKSVLTTLSGEELAQLKEDLKLIKEPFSLVEFDDEEVEEKKEEDGAEFLRELTEALDGLHIPTTADKLGKVSKNACDQIAQMTKPIKEEERNEEEVAKTYTVENVHSSAIKSLAELTARSIEQFHKVAEMILLCTSQKVTTLEQAKILSQITIVLCKEISLLSKKFTSCLTTIGSNEKGDVLNPLITGVFLEASNSASYIQDSFQLLMPVLEVSHIQSSADSNQQ, encoded by the exons ATGTCGGACAGCGAAGCCCCAGGTGACACTGCTGGGAGTTCTGAGTTCGCAGAGCCATTCGCAGAGACAGAGGCCCCACTGCAGCAACCCATGCCTGTGACATTAACAGACAGTGCTCAACAGACACCAGACAGCTCTCCACAGATACCACCTGGAGACAGCACAGATAACTCCACAGATGTCGCCCCGACCAGGAAGGAAAGGAAGACCAGGAAAAGACCAGAGCCAAAACCTCCAGTTGAAGTCCAGGAGACTCAGGAGGAGAAACCCAAAGTAGAAGAAGAGCCTGCCATG GCACCCAGTGAGTTGACAGTAGCCCGGGGAGGATGGGGCTACTGGGGGAGCTGGGGAAAGTCCATCATGTCAACGGCCTCGGCCACTGTGGCCACTGTAG GCCAAGGGATCACCCAGGCTATTGAGAAGGCAGAGACTTCACTGGGAATCCCCAGCTCCACAGAGCTGTCTGCACCAATTAGAGAGGAGGACAAACAAGAAG GTGAACCcagtaatgagactgataaaGGGGAAGGAGATGGAGCATCAGCCATGGGAAGCGCCATGGGAATGTTCTCAACCCTCAGCAGTGTTGTTCAAAGCACT GGGAAAACAGTCCTAACGGGGGGTTTGGATGCCTTGGAGTTCATAGGCAAGAAGACCATGGATGTCATAGCAGAGGGGGATCCAGGTTTCAAGAAAACAAAGGGTCTGATGATCAAGACTAACACTCTTTCTCAG GTCTTACGGGAGGCCAAGGAGCGTGAGGAGCATCAAACAGCCGAGGTTTCCTCAGACACGGAAAAGAAGGCCCATTACGGAATGCTGTTCGATGAATTCCAGGGCCTAGCCCACTTGGAAGCTCTGGAGATTCTCTCCAGGGAGAGTGAGTCAAAG GTGAAGTCTGTTCTAACCACTCTGTCTGGAGAGGAGCTGGCCCAACTCAAAGAGGACCTGAAGCTCATCAAGGAACCCTTCTCTCTGGTAGAGTTTGACGACGAGGAGGTGGAAGAAAAGAAAG AGGAAGATGGCGCTGAGTTTCTGAGGGAATTAACAGAGGCCCTTGATGGACTACACATACCCACAACAGCTGACAAACTTGGCAAG GTGAGTAAGAATGCATGTGACCAGATTGCCCAAATGACCAAACCCATAAAGGAAGAAGAAAGGAATGAAGAGGAAGTGGCAAAAACCTATACTGTTGAG AATGTCCACTCGTCAGCCATCAAAAGCCTGGCTGAGCTAACAGCCAGATCCATAGAGCAGTTCCACAAAGTGGCCGAGATGATCCTACTCTGTACCAGCCAGAAGGTCACCACTTTGGAGCAGGCCAAAATCCTCTCGCA AATAACAATTGTTTTGTGTAAAGAGATATCACTACTTTCCAAGAAGTTCACCTCCTGTTTAACTACAATAGGG